Proteins found in one Nocardia brasiliensis ATCC 700358 genomic segment:
- a CDS encoding NB-ARC domain-containing protein, protein MTDASIGRLIAAGARARLLGTAFAVDDSTVVTAFHCVGDRQTGAVRFPEAAVDFAGTQVRVRYAAGDPVADCAVLRLDEPRPDVLSPLPLATRITARFWRATGFPASLAELGRMSISGTITALDGQLRGVPALQLYAEQAVGGLALGGFSGAPVFAGSAPGVVGLIRYNPPAPDAPDRGIGGIVFACPVAAITALLDRIGVLPTMDASQVAVPGLAMGATAAGRQATLPPDRAEFTGRADATEKLVAALTSADAAIVAIHGQPGVGKSALAVHVAHRVSAVFPDARLHIDLRGADQRPVSVADALERLLIALGLPADELAATTEERSVQYRRLLAGLRALIVLDNASSAAQVRALLPDAPGCAVLVTARRPMAALDHALTVALDALTADESAALLTAVLDDDARATDRDALTAVARLCGYLPLAIRIAAAQLRSRPHWTMAHLAGRLSDERRRLSVLTVDDLAVRTSFDSSYLALAPELATAFAALGALRGPDFPAWTLAALLDIPLYEAEDLLDALVDAQLVAFARRDITGGHRFRCHDLLRVYAAEKAAERFSSTERAQGRGRLFSGYLTLLLDAMAALGPGKDLFLAESVPIVWRPPDEIVSAAREAGTAQWFADDRPGLVAAARQAYEDGLWPYVWGIVDVLNGLFVAQRHGAESRELKDLALAASRTAADPVAEAGVLYSYTGYFMGKGAYAEAVAGLHEVIERYRALGMADRWARTMLSLAVVERDRGRLAVSGPLLEQCIHLFSAGADDLILASTRQNYAVVRRDQGYLAEAAADLARCLPVFHAHGDNSACGRGLHSRAVLHLYLGRFADADADLATARPLCVQAGDARWTGIVDLFRARLLGRYGRWAELLTALPACERNFDDSDDDLGRAQVWRTAGAARRALGDYPGALREYARAAAVYDATGEDRMKAKLHFGTALTHLRSGDPATALTGFTTADELFDELDDQPWLLRTRRWLVTLRPDRPGGWAEVRSRAEQLIDRAGPGFFPAWLRPILDEAVAKGA, encoded by the coding sequence ATGACCGACGCGTCGATCGGACGGCTGATCGCCGCGGGTGCCCGCGCCCGGCTGCTCGGTACCGCCTTCGCGGTGGACGACTCGACCGTGGTGACGGCGTTCCACTGTGTCGGCGATCGGCAGACCGGCGCGGTCCGATTCCCCGAGGCGGCCGTCGATTTCGCAGGTACCCAGGTGCGGGTGCGTTATGCTGCAGGCGATCCGGTCGCCGACTGCGCAGTGCTGCGCCTGGACGAGCCCCGACCCGATGTGCTCAGCCCACTTCCGCTCGCCACCCGGATCACCGCCCGGTTCTGGCGGGCCACAGGGTTTCCGGCGAGCCTGGCCGAGCTGGGACGGATGTCGATCTCCGGCACGATCACCGCGCTGGACGGTCAGCTGCGCGGCGTGCCCGCGTTGCAGCTCTACGCCGAGCAGGCGGTGGGCGGGCTGGCGCTCGGCGGCTTCTCCGGCGCGCCGGTATTCGCCGGCAGCGCACCGGGAGTCGTCGGGCTGATCCGCTACAACCCGCCCGCTCCCGACGCGCCGGACCGTGGCATCGGCGGCATCGTCTTCGCCTGCCCCGTCGCCGCGATCACCGCCCTGCTGGACCGGATCGGCGTGCTGCCGACCATGGACGCCAGCCAGGTCGCGGTGCCCGGCCTCGCGATGGGCGCGACGGCCGCGGGCAGGCAGGCGACCCTGCCGCCCGATCGCGCCGAGTTCACCGGACGGGCGGACGCGACCGAAAAGCTCGTCGCCGCATTGACTTCCGCGGACGCGGCGATCGTGGCCATCCACGGACAACCCGGCGTCGGCAAGTCCGCGCTCGCCGTGCACGTCGCGCATCGGGTGAGCGCCGTGTTCCCCGACGCGCGCCTGCACATCGATCTGCGCGGCGCGGACCAGCGCCCCGTCTCGGTCGCGGACGCACTGGAACGCCTGCTGATCGCGCTCGGTCTGCCCGCCGACGAACTGGCCGCGACCACCGAGGAACGATCCGTTCAGTACCGGCGGTTGCTCGCCGGGCTGCGCGCGCTGATCGTGCTCGACAACGCGAGTTCGGCCGCGCAGGTCCGGGCCCTGCTGCCGGACGCGCCGGGGTGTGCCGTGCTGGTGACCGCACGCCGCCCGATGGCCGCGCTCGACCACGCGCTCACTGTCGCGCTCGACGCGCTCACCGCGGACGAATCCGCGGCCCTGCTCACGGCGGTGCTCGACGACGACGCACGAGCCACCGACCGGGACGCGCTCACCGCGGTCGCCCGGTTGTGCGGTTACCTACCGCTGGCCATTCGAATCGCGGCCGCCCAGTTACGTTCTCGCCCGCACTGGACGATGGCGCACCTGGCCGGGCGGCTGTCCGACGAACGCCGCAGGCTCTCGGTGCTCACCGTCGACGACCTCGCGGTGCGCACCAGCTTCGACAGCAGCTATCTCGCGCTCGCCCCGGAACTGGCCACCGCCTTCGCCGCGCTCGGCGCGCTGCGCGGTCCGGACTTTCCGGCCTGGACCCTGGCCGCCCTGCTGGACATTCCGCTGTACGAGGCCGAAGACCTGCTCGACGCGCTGGTCGACGCCCAGCTGGTCGCCTTCGCCCGCCGCGACATCACCGGCGGTCACCGGTTCCGCTGCCACGACCTGCTGCGCGTGTACGCGGCGGAGAAGGCGGCCGAACGCTTTTCGAGTACCGAGCGAGCGCAGGGTCGCGGCCGCCTGTTCAGCGGCTACCTCACGCTGCTGCTCGACGCGATGGCGGCACTCGGGCCGGGTAAGGATCTGTTCCTCGCGGAATCGGTGCCGATCGTCTGGCGGCCGCCCGACGAAATCGTCTCCGCCGCAAGGGAAGCCGGGACGGCTCAGTGGTTCGCGGACGATCGTCCCGGCTTGGTCGCCGCCGCGCGGCAGGCCTACGAGGACGGCCTGTGGCCTTATGTATGGGGCATCGTCGACGTGTTGAACGGGCTGTTCGTCGCGCAGCGGCACGGCGCGGAGTCCCGTGAGCTCAAGGATCTCGCACTCGCGGCGAGCCGCACCGCCGCCGATCCGGTGGCCGAGGCGGGCGTGCTGTACTCCTACACCGGCTATTTCATGGGCAAGGGCGCCTATGCCGAGGCGGTCGCGGGGCTGCACGAAGTGATCGAGCGTTATCGCGCACTGGGTATGGCAGACCGCTGGGCACGCACCATGCTGAGCCTGGCCGTGGTCGAGCGCGACCGCGGGCGGCTCGCCGTCTCCGGTCCGCTGCTCGAGCAGTGCATCCACTTGTTCAGCGCGGGTGCGGACGACCTGATCCTCGCGTCCACCCGCCAGAACTACGCCGTGGTGCGGCGCGACCAAGGCTATCTGGCCGAGGCGGCCGCGGATCTAGCGCGCTGCCTGCCGGTTTTCCATGCGCACGGGGACAATTCGGCGTGCGGGCGCGGCTTGCACAGCCGCGCGGTGCTGCACCTCTACCTCGGTCGCTTCGCCGACGCCGACGCGGACCTCGCCACCGCCCGGCCGCTGTGCGTACAAGCCGGTGACGCCCGGTGGACCGGCATCGTCGACCTCTTCCGCGCGCGCCTGCTCGGCCGGTACGGCCGCTGGGCCGAGTTGCTCACCGCATTGCCCGCGTGTGAACGGAATTTCGACGACAGCGACGACGATCTGGGCCGTGCGCAGGTGTGGCGCACGGCCGGCGCGGCCCGCCGCGCGCTCGGCGACTATCCCGGCGCGCTGCGCGAATATGCCCGCGCCGCAGCGGTGTACGACGCGACCGGCGAGGACCGGATGAAGGCCAAACTGCACTTCGGCACCGCGCTGACCCACCTGCGATCCGGCGACCCGGCGACGGCCTTGACCGGATTCACCACGGCCGATGAGCTTTTCGACGAACTCGACGATCAGCCCTGGTTGCTGCGCACCCGTCGCTGGTTGGTCACCTTGCGACCCGATCGGCCGGGCGGCTGGGCGGAGGTCCGGTCCCGCGCCGAGCAGTTGATCGACCGAGCCGGGCCCGGCTTCTTTCCGGCCTGGTTGCGTCCGATCCTGGACGAGGCGGTCGCGAAGGGGGCCTGA
- a CDS encoding glycosyltransferase, with product MRIAYVCRDLGTDSTTGSGALVLAAATALAAQGHEIHLVSENLSAPARHAVAATDGLRWQPTLPARPRHRYFTDEQCYADRVYDTLRLVHEQAQLDVIDLVDADGAALTLLRARRLLGDFADTRLVVSLHPWATATEGPQRDRPATFAHDLTTFAEQYARRHADAVLACGDAVAGTVEFPTRRYLPGLHRPDLVPPGEVLPNVVLWLGTLCPAAGLDTVLRAVVLAHAAQPAIRVVVRGEDTATDPVGRSYWQYVRQGLSEELRELVSYEGPLDTGRPPPGSLCVVAAGTAGTPTETLWAMASGCLVLAPAGSVGADIVGESGTVAPGVAAMASALVAGLAVPNGNSRLPTTVGHTPEQVAATLAAVYTSVPLPPPTEPRTAELVSIVIPVHDYGRFLPDALESVRGCGLPVLDIVIVDDGSTDPGTVALLDTLTDVTLVRQPHRGLSAARNAGLRHARGELVLVLDADDRIRPGFLPAAVAAMRRDDTLGFVGGYVRYFELLELVYVPAGMPTDLNLVLHTHLKSMVLYRRTAVDRVGGYDEQLPAFEDWELQLRLTLAGYDSDVLPIVGQLYRRHADSMSFRHSNGMRDELVQYLVRKHAATLDHPRLIRLLLVLVDLWKTGYEPSTSVLLQRSARCDPPLPLRWSDCGQER from the coding sequence GTGCGCATTGCCTACGTGTGCCGCGACCTGGGAACGGACTCGACGACCGGGAGCGGCGCACTGGTGCTGGCCGCCGCGACGGCGTTGGCGGCCCAGGGCCACGAGATCCACTTGGTCAGCGAAAACCTTTCTGCCCCAGCGCGGCACGCGGTGGCCGCGACCGATGGGTTGCGCTGGCAGCCGACCCTGCCCGCGCGGCCCCGGCATCGCTACTTCACCGACGAGCAGTGCTACGCCGACCGGGTGTACGACACACTGCGCCTAGTGCACGAACAGGCACAGCTCGATGTCATAGACCTGGTGGACGCGGACGGGGCCGCCTTGACCCTGCTGCGGGCCCGGCGGCTGCTCGGCGATTTCGCCGACACGCGCCTGGTGGTGTCGCTGCATCCCTGGGCGACCGCGACCGAAGGGCCGCAGCGGGATCGGCCCGCCACCTTCGCCCACGACCTCACCACCTTCGCCGAGCAGTACGCGCGACGCCACGCGGACGCCGTACTGGCCTGCGGCGACGCTGTGGCGGGCACAGTCGAGTTCCCCACACGCCGTTACCTTCCCGGGCTGCACCGACCGGACTTGGTACCGCCCGGCGAAGTACTGCCGAATGTCGTCCTGTGGCTGGGTACCCTCTGTCCCGCGGCAGGACTCGACACCGTGCTGCGCGCCGTCGTCCTCGCCCACGCGGCACAACCGGCAATCCGCGTGGTCGTCCGCGGCGAGGACACCGCGACCGACCCGGTCGGCCGATCGTATTGGCAGTATGTCCGCCAAGGGCTTTCCGAGGAACTGCGCGAACTGGTGTCCTACGAGGGGCCGCTCGACACCGGCCGTCCGCCCCCGGGGTCCCTGTGTGTGGTGGCCGCGGGTACCGCGGGCACACCCACGGAAACGTTGTGGGCCATGGCCTCCGGCTGCCTGGTGCTCGCGCCCGCGGGCAGCGTCGGTGCCGACATCGTCGGCGAGAGCGGCACCGTCGCGCCCGGTGTGGCGGCGATGGCGTCCGCACTGGTCGCCGGTCTCGCTGTGCCGAACGGCAATTCGCGGCTCCCCACCACGGTCGGCCACACACCCGAGCAGGTGGCCGCGACACTTGCGGCCGTCTACACCTCGGTGCCGTTGCCGCCGCCCACCGAACCTCGGACCGCAGAACTGGTTTCGATCGTGATCCCGGTGCACGACTACGGCCGGTTCCTGCCCGACGCACTGGAGTCCGTGCGCGGCTGCGGACTTCCCGTGCTGGATATCGTGATCGTGGACGACGGCTCGACCGATCCCGGGACTGTGGCCCTCTTGGACACGTTGACCGACGTCACGCTCGTCCGTCAGCCGCACCGCGGGCTCTCGGCCGCGCGCAACGCGGGCCTCCGGCATGCCAGGGGCGAGCTGGTCCTGGTGCTGGACGCCGACGACCGCATCCGGCCCGGCTTCCTGCCGGCCGCCGTCGCGGCCATGCGCCGCGACGACACCCTGGGGTTCGTCGGCGGCTACGTGCGCTATTTCGAACTGCTCGAGCTGGTGTACGTCCCCGCGGGCATGCCCACCGACCTCAACCTCGTGTTGCACACCCACCTGAAGTCGATGGTCCTGTATCGCAGGACCGCGGTGGACCGGGTCGGCGGCTACGACGAACAGCTGCCCGCCTTCGAGGACTGGGAACTCCAGTTGCGCCTGACGCTGGCGGGCTACGACTCCGACGTGCTGCCGATCGTCGGCCAGCTCTATCGGCGCCACGCCGACTCGATGTCGTTCCGGCACAGCAACGGCATGCGCGACGAACTGGTCCAGTATCTGGTCCGCAAGCACGCGGCCACGCTCGACCACCCCCGGCTGATCCGGCTGCTGCTCGTCCTGGTCGACCTGTGGAAGACGGGCTACGAGCCGAGCACCTCGGTGCTGCTGCAGCGTTCCGCGCGGTGCGACCCGCCGCTGCCTTTACGATGGAGCGATTGTGGCCAGGAGCGCTGA
- a CDS encoding glycosyl transferase, producing the protein MLVGVCDFPGRYAFPPTGYAGIERWLWAVAVGARRAGARVHLLGPQWRGELAGEWTVRPQRLETLTAAELAEFREARYDLLVAWHEYPALPAWRRAWQALDCAVASFQHGTNRMQPTGTFDGERARLYCYSTEMMTRYTAHRPRAELAVHLGLGEDEPPAAGGTGLVWVGRLVADKAPHLAVLAARLLGRRITLVGPVFDDEYLRAHRDLFGAAHVRFAGELGGPAKTAAFHDGEVFVYTCARDYVEAGAAVFGEALRAGTPVAALAWRAGTCAEAALCAESGRIARVAPDASDEIAAAALAAAIEAAATLDAARVQAVGLARFDPAQHFRALAGLER; encoded by the coding sequence ATGCTGGTCGGCGTCTGCGACTTTCCGGGCAGATACGCCTTTCCACCGACCGGTTACGCGGGGATCGAGCGCTGGCTGTGGGCGGTGGCCGTCGGCGCGCGCCGCGCGGGGGCGCGCGTGCATCTGCTCGGACCCCAGTGGCGCGGCGAGCTGGCCGGCGAGTGGACCGTACGGCCGCAGCGGCTGGAAACGCTCACCGCGGCGGAGCTGGCCGAATTCCGCGAGGCCCGCTACGACCTGCTCGTGGCGTGGCACGAATATCCCGCACTGCCCGCCTGGCGGCGGGCTTGGCAGGCACTGGACTGCGCGGTGGCCAGTTTCCAGCACGGCACGAACCGGATGCAGCCCACGGGCACCTTCGACGGTGAGCGCGCCCGGTTGTACTGCTACTCAACGGAAATGATGACGCGCTACACGGCACACCGGCCGCGCGCGGAACTGGCGGTGCACCTCGGGCTCGGCGAGGACGAACCGCCCGCCGCCGGCGGGACCGGCCTGGTGTGGGTGGGCCGCCTCGTCGCCGACAAGGCGCCCCATCTCGCGGTGCTGGCGGCCCGGCTGCTGGGTCGGCGAATCACCTTGGTGGGTCCGGTATTCGACGACGAGTATCTGCGCGCGCACCGAGATCTGTTCGGCGCGGCCCACGTTCGGTTCGCCGGTGAACTCGGCGGTCCCGCGAAGACCGCGGCCTTCCACGACGGCGAAGTCTTCGTCTACACCTGCGCCAGGGACTACGTCGAGGCGGGCGCCGCGGTGTTCGGCGAAGCACTGCGGGCGGGCACGCCGGTCGCCGCGCTGGCCTGGCGCGCGGGCACCTGCGCCGAAGCGGCCCTGTGCGCCGAGTCCGGCCGGATCGCCCGGGTCGCACCGGACGCGTCCGACGAGATCGCCGCGGCGGCGCTGGCCGCCGCGATCGAGGCCGCCGCCACGCTGGACGCCGCGAGGGTACAGGCGGTAGGACTGGCCAGATTCGATCCCGCACAACACTTCCGGGCACTCGCGGGGCTCGAGCGATGA
- a CDS encoding sensor histidine kinase: MTATIVALVVSAAMIAGALVIWPRTRRVVTTPAERAVHTALHTASLAAIPLRRGLTEQSARESAPHLRVLTGAEALGIADPDGVLLAWDGPHAELAEYFTEAAKRAVIGERPVLVAGPGHSEHAGRTLIAQPLLIESTGVAGAIGVVTTGRPGPGWLGAVAEVARYACGQLELAELDASRARLDRAEVRALRAQISPHFIYNALNTIASFVRTDPDRARELILEFADFTRYSFRAAGEFTVLADELRNIERYLALERARFGDALDVRLQIAPEVLGVVLPFLALQPLVENAVRHGLAGAARGGTVHITAADAGTDCLISVEDDGVGMDPELLRSGALDAVETGKGPAGSGESAHVGLANVDDRLRAAFGNDYGLTVETAPGAGTKVSLRVPKFRAGIQA; this comes from the coding sequence GTGACGGCGACGATCGTCGCCCTCGTGGTCTCGGCCGCCATGATCGCCGGGGCGCTGGTGATCTGGCCGCGCACCCGCCGGGTGGTCACCACGCCGGCCGAGCGCGCGGTGCACACCGCGCTGCACACCGCGTCGCTGGCGGCGATTCCGCTGCGCCGCGGGCTCACCGAGCAGTCGGCGCGCGAATCCGCGCCGCACCTGCGCGTGCTGACCGGCGCCGAGGCGCTCGGCATCGCCGACCCGGACGGCGTCCTGCTCGCCTGGGACGGACCGCACGCCGAACTCGCCGAGTATTTCACCGAGGCGGCCAAGCGGGCGGTCATCGGCGAACGGCCGGTGCTCGTCGCCGGGCCGGGTCACAGCGAGCACGCCGGTCGCACGCTCATCGCGCAGCCGCTGCTGATCGAGAGCACCGGGGTGGCGGGGGCGATCGGCGTCGTCACCACCGGCCGGCCGGGGCCGGGCTGGCTCGGCGCGGTGGCCGAGGTGGCTCGATACGCCTGCGGCCAACTGGAATTGGCCGAGCTGGACGCGTCCCGGGCCCGGCTCGATCGCGCCGAGGTGCGCGCGCTGCGCGCCCAGATCAGCCCGCATTTCATCTACAACGCGCTGAACACGATCGCCTCCTTCGTGCGCACCGACCCGGATCGGGCCCGCGAGTTGATCCTGGAATTCGCCGACTTCACCCGCTATTCGTTCCGCGCCGCGGGCGAATTCACCGTGCTGGCCGACGAACTGCGCAATATCGAGCGTTATCTCGCGCTCGAGCGCGCCCGCTTCGGCGACGCGCTCGACGTCCGGTTGCAGATCGCGCCGGAGGTGCTCGGCGTGGTGCTGCCCTTCCTCGCGCTGCAACCGCTGGTGGAGAACGCGGTCCGGCACGGCCTGGCGGGCGCGGCGCGCGGCGGCACGGTGCACATCACCGCGGCCGACGCGGGCACCGACTGCCTGATCAGTGTCGAGGACGACGGCGTCGGCATGGATCCGGAACTGCTCCGCTCGGGCGCGCTCGACGCCGTCGAAACCGGCAAGGGCCCGGCCGGTTCCGGTGAGTCCGCGCATGTCGGCCTCGCCAATGTGGACGACCGGCTGCGCGCGGCCTTCGGCAACGACTACGGCCTGACCGTCGAGACCGCACCCGGCGCGGGCACCAAGGTCTCGCTGCGGGTGCCGAAGTTCCGCGCGGGCATCCAAGCGTGA
- a CDS encoding LytR/AlgR family response regulator transcription factor produces MARSAEGSGGVVRVLAVDDEKPALDELVYLLRAQPGVGEIHAAADATTALRVLRAHPVDAVFLDINMPGLDGMELAGILSEFANPPAVVFVTAHDDRAVAAFDLGAVDYLLKPLREERLAEAVRRIVGARASAAPIADAPRADPSEVIPVELGGVTTLVPRSSVSWVEADGDYARLHTSGGSHLVRIPLSALESRWLDAGFLRVHRSYLVALRLVTGLRTVGTGTVVCLRAEGSAGAVELPVSRRQVRELKQRLVRRPRQQWTGQ; encoded by the coding sequence GTGGCCAGGAGCGCTGAGGGGAGCGGCGGCGTAGTACGCGTACTCGCCGTCGACGACGAGAAACCGGCTCTCGACGAGCTGGTCTATTTGCTGCGCGCCCAGCCGGGCGTCGGCGAGATCCACGCCGCCGCCGACGCGACCACCGCACTGCGCGTGTTGCGGGCGCATCCGGTGGACGCCGTGTTCCTCGATATCAACATGCCCGGGCTGGACGGGATGGAGCTGGCGGGCATCCTCTCGGAGTTCGCGAACCCGCCCGCGGTGGTCTTCGTGACCGCGCACGACGATCGCGCGGTGGCCGCGTTCGATCTCGGGGCGGTGGACTACCTGCTCAAACCGCTGCGCGAGGAGCGGCTCGCCGAGGCGGTGCGCCGGATCGTCGGCGCCCGGGCCAGCGCGGCACCGATCGCCGACGCGCCGCGAGCCGACCCGAGCGAGGTGATCCCGGTCGAGCTCGGCGGCGTGACCACGCTGGTGCCCCGATCCAGCGTGAGCTGGGTGGAGGCGGACGGCGACTACGCCAGGCTGCACACCAGCGGTGGTTCGCATCTGGTCCGGATCCCGTTGTCCGCGTTGGAGTCCCGCTGGCTGGACGCCGGATTCCTGCGGGTGCACCGCTCCTACCTGGTGGCCTTACGTTTGGTCACCGGTCTGCGCACCGTCGGCACCGGCACCGTGGTGTGCTTGCGCGCCGAGGGCAGCGCCGGGGCGGTGGAACTACCGGTCAGCCGCAGGCAGGTCCGGGAGCTGAAACAGCGTCTGGTGCGCCGGCCCCGGCAGCAATGGACCGGCCAGTGA
- a CDS encoding DUF485 domain-containing protein — translation MTSTELDGDAARRTPSAAEFIAVQASPQFQELRMRLRRFVFPMTALFLLWYLSYVLLGAYAHDFMAHKLFGNINVGLLLGLGQFVSTFVITALYVRFANRELDPRAAAIRNHLEGDRA, via the coding sequence ATGACCAGTACCGAACTCGACGGCGACGCCGCCCGGCGCACCCCGAGTGCAGCCGAGTTCATCGCAGTGCAGGCCAGCCCGCAGTTCCAAGAGCTACGAATGCGCTTACGCCGCTTCGTGTTTCCGATGACCGCACTGTTCCTGCTGTGGTACCTCAGCTACGTGTTGCTCGGCGCGTACGCGCACGACTTCATGGCGCACAAGCTCTTCGGCAACATCAACGTCGGATTGCTGCTCGGGCTCGGGCAGTTCGTGTCCACCTTCGTCATCACCGCGCTGTACGTCCGGTTCGCCAACCGGGAACTGGATCCGCGCGCGGCGGCCATCCGTAACCACCTCGAAGGGGACCGGGCGTGA
- a CDS encoding cation acetate symporter, which translates to MSAGSVPVLTVLALLFAALATVAIGAYGVRLARTTSDFLVASRSVRSGWNAAAISGEYLSAASFLGVAGLIAKYGADALWYPVGFTAGYLALLLFVAAPLRRSGAYTVPDFAEFRLGSLRLRRLAALVVVLVCGVYLIPQFQGAGLTLHTLLGLPDWVGAAAVGAIVIANVAGGGMRSITLVQAFQYWLKLTAVAIPALVLLGHFLGEDRPLGAPAPPVVTERTVVDVRTDVVVQVDATQQVSITGRLDDRTVAGAVALAPGTHELAAGTELVLAAGTEVPVVAGAPADGAAWLAPGGGFGGKHPTYQVYSLIIATFLGTMGLPHVLVRFYTNPDGRAARATALAVIGLVGLFYLFPILLGVFARLYVPQLLITGTSDAAVVLMPSSVVAGLPGQLLAALVAAGAIAAFLSTSSGLLVSIAGVLSTDMLRGRIRDFRAAALVAGVVPLALSLTVASLDLSRTVGLAFSVAASTLCPLLVLGIWWRRLTARGAAAGLIAGGLVSGGATVVSVTGGLSDDLGDGWPAALLGYPAAISVPLAFATMMLVSKVTRGPGTRRVGRIFVRMHAPERLGMGADRERSLRSN; encoded by the coding sequence GTGAGCGCGGGCTCGGTGCCGGTGCTCACCGTGCTCGCGCTGCTGTTCGCGGCGCTGGCGACGGTCGCGATCGGCGCCTACGGAGTTCGCCTGGCGCGCACCACCTCCGACTTCCTGGTCGCGTCTCGCAGCGTGCGATCCGGCTGGAACGCCGCCGCGATCTCCGGTGAGTATCTCTCGGCCGCTTCGTTTCTCGGCGTGGCCGGGCTCATCGCGAAATACGGCGCGGACGCGCTGTGGTACCCCGTGGGTTTCACCGCAGGATATCTGGCCCTGCTGCTGTTCGTCGCCGCGCCGCTGCGCCGCTCCGGCGCGTACACGGTGCCGGATTTCGCCGAGTTCCGTTTGGGTTCCTTGCGATTGCGCAGGTTGGCCGCACTGGTCGTGGTGCTGGTGTGCGGGGTGTATCTGATCCCGCAGTTCCAAGGCGCCGGGTTGACTCTGCACACCTTGCTCGGCCTGCCCGACTGGGTGGGCGCGGCCGCGGTGGGCGCGATCGTGATCGCCAATGTGGCTGGCGGCGGGATGCGCTCGATCACGCTGGTGCAGGCCTTCCAGTACTGGCTGAAGCTGACCGCGGTGGCGATCCCCGCCCTGGTGCTGCTCGGCCACTTCCTCGGCGAGGACCGGCCGCTGGGCGCGCCCGCTCCCCCGGTGGTGACCGAGCGGACCGTGGTCGACGTGCGCACCGACGTGGTGGTACAGGTCGATGCGACACAACAGGTTTCGATCACCGGGCGGCTCGATGACCGGACGGTGGCGGGTGCGGTGGCACTCGCCCCGGGCACCCACGAACTAGCGGCGGGCACCGAACTCGTGCTGGCCGCGGGCACCGAGGTGCCCGTGGTGGCCGGTGCGCCCGCGGACGGCGCGGCCTGGCTGGCACCCGGCGGCGGCTTCGGCGGCAAACACCCGACCTACCAGGTCTATTCGCTGATCATCGCGACCTTCCTCGGCACCATGGGGTTACCGCACGTGCTGGTGCGGTTCTACACCAACCCGGACGGCCGGGCCGCGCGTGCCACGGCGCTCGCGGTGATCGGCCTGGTCGGGCTGTTCTACCTGTTCCCGATCCTGCTCGGGGTTTTCGCGCGACTGTATGTGCCTCAACTGCTGATCACCGGTACCTCCGACGCCGCGGTGGTGCTGATGCCGAGTTCGGTGGTCGCCGGGCTGCCGGGTCAATTGCTCGCCGCGCTGGTGGCCGCCGGTGCGATCGCGGCGTTCCTGTCCACCTCCTCCGGGCTGCTGGTCAGCATCGCGGGCGTGCTCAGCACCGATATGCTGCGCGGCCGGATCCGCGACTTCCGCGCCGCCGCGCTGGTGGCCGGCGTTGTCCCGCTTGCGCTTTCGCTGACCGTGGCGTCGCTGGACCTGTCCCGCACGGTGGGGCTGGCCTTCTCGGTGGCCGCCTCGACGCTGTGCCCACTGCTGGTGCTCGGCATCTGGTGGCGGCGGCTGACCGCGCGCGGCGCTGCGGCCGGGCTGATCGCGGGCGGGCTGGTATCCGGTGGCGCGACCGTGGTTTCAGTCACCGGCGGGCTGTCCGACGACCTCGGCGACGGCTGGCCCGCGGCCCTGCTCGGCTATCCCGCGGCGATCAGCGTCCCGCTCGCGTTCGCGACGATGATGCTGGTCAGCAAGGTGACTCGGGGACCGGGCACGCGCCGGGTGGGGCGGATCTTCGTGCGCATGCACGCGCCCGAACGATTGGGCATGGGCGCCGACCGCGAACGCAGCCTGCGCTCGAACTGA